The Streptomyces sp. NBC_01571 genome includes the window CGGCGCCGTGGTCACCAGCGTCTCACCGCTCGGCCTCGGGAGCCGCGAGGCCGCCCGGGTCGGGTTCACCACCTCTCTCGGCTTCCCGAAGAAACTCGAACGGATCCTGCGCGACCCGAACGTCGCCGTCGCCTATCACACCCGTGAGCACGGCTTCGCCGCCAGTGACGCGTACGTGCTGGCCCAGGGCGCTGCGTCGGTGGACATGCATCCGTCACCGGAGCGCCTTGCAGAGCTGATGCATGCCTCCGAGCCGTTCCTCGGAGAAGTGAGACGTGGGCCGTTGTGGGACTGGCTCCTGCGTGAGTACCACCAGGAACGCGTCTTCGTGGACGTCGAGTTGCAGCGTGTCGCGGTGTGGGAGAACCTCGCGGCCCGAGGGGCGAGAGCGGTCACAGGCGCCGCTTGGCCGGAGTTCCCGGCGGAACAGAAGGCACCGAAGAACGGCACCGGCCCGCGCGTCGACGTCGCCGCGGTCGCCCGTCAGGTCCACCGGCTGCCGCACCGGCTTCTGGCCTACCGCGGCGCGGACGGTCTGCCCGTCATCGTCCCCGTGAAAGTCACCGGCCACGACGAGACCGGACTGCACCTGGACATCCCCGCAGGGTTGCTTCCGCCCGGCGGCCGCAGAGCAGGCTTCCTTGCCCACGCCTTCCAACCGCAGTGTGTCGGGCTGGGAATGCGCACGCTCACCGGCTGGCTCACAGTCACCGAGAAGGGGGCCGTCTACGCACCTCACACGTCCAAGGGCCTGGCCGCACCCCCGTACCGGACACTGCTGACCGTCTCCAACGGACTACTGGCCAAGTACGGGCTGTGGCGCGCGCGACGTGACGGCACCTCCGCCCGCCTGCACGCCCTTGCCGCCCAACGCCAGACAGACTGATACACCTTGTTATCCAGGGTCTGCCGGAAGAAACAGCCGCCCCTGGGACGCGACGCCTCGCGTCAGTGCCCCGTCCCTGCGGATGCGCCACGAGCAGCCTTGCGATCCGGGACTCTGGAGCGGTAGCTGGCGGATGTGCGGACGGCAGCCTTGCACGGCCGGCCTGCAGCACGAAGGCCGGGAACCCCAATCGGTCCCGGCCTTCGTCTCCTCGCGTCCGCATGCGAACGCACTCCCGTCCTGCAGACTCAGCCGCGGCGCTGGCTCTCGTTCGCTGGATGCCACCTTGTAGGCAGGTGACCGGTCATGAATCGAGGTCGGGCTGGTCAGACGCGTGGTGCGCCGGGGGCGGCGAGCCCGGCACCTTCTTGATCCAGCGGCTTAGCGCCATGCAGGTAAACATGGGGACCACGACAAGGGAGCCGAGCCAGAGGAGGATGCTGACTGGAGAGATCGCGTAGTACTGCACGCGAGCAGGCATGAACGCCACCAGCCCGAGGCCCGTGATGAGAGCGATCCACGTAGCGACAACAACGAGTACGGCCTTGAATACGATCACTGCAATGCGCACGGTCACCCCCCGGTAATTGCGCTGGAGGCGACCCTAGCCCCATCTTTGAACATGTTCAACTTGGGGGCGGTGGGGATCCGCGAGCCCGGCGACGGAGTTGTGCGCGGTCAGGTGTTCGCTCATGACTGGGGTCGCGGTGACGGATGCGGCAGCACAGAGGATGCGCGTCCGGGACGCGCGGTCTACGGCGCGGTGGGTCAGCGACGCCGGCTCCAAGCCATCGGCTGCTGTTCGAAACGGCCAAGACATCACGAATGGGATGTAGTGATGGCGCGTAGCCCCGTTGCGGGGGCCAGTCCTGAACGGTTCACCGCGTGTTTCGCCATTGCCCTCTCAGGGCCCGGCGGGGCCGAGAGGTACTTGCCGCCGAGTGTGATGCCCGCGCTCGCCGCCTTCGGGGTCGGCGACCTTCTTGGCGTGCAGCTTGAAGTCGATGGCGCTGACGATGCCGTCGCCAAACTGAATGCTGGTCTTTATGCCCTTTGCCAAGTCGTCCCCCAGCGTTTCGGCGAAGAGGGTGTCCGTGCTGACGGACCTGGAGATACCAGTCCGACTCGAGTCCAACCTTGCCAGTCCACGGCCTCATTCGCCTGCGGTTACTCGAACCGGGCCGGAGGCGTAGGCTTTCTCCCGTATGCCCAGCGCGGGACGCTTGTGCATTCCGTGCCCCGATACATCTCCCGCGAAAGGCGATTTCCAGCAGTTCATCCGTCCCGATTTTTTCGCAATCGGAATAGGGAGGCGCGATTATGGCCGCAAGTGTGGATCCTGATCGCTCCGAGTGGGACGTCATCGTGTTGGGTGGCGCCGCGGCGGGCGAGAACGCGGCTCAATACGCCACACAGTTCTCGGGTTTGGACGCGGTGCTCGTGGAAGCTGAACTGCTGGGTGGCGAGTGCTCGTACTGGGCCTGCATGCCCAGCAAGGCCCTGCTGCGCCCCGTTGACGTACTGGGAAACGCGAAGCATGTGCCCGGTGTGGCGTCGCTGTTGACTGATCACGTGCTGGACGTGCCGGCGACACTGGCTCGCCGGGACACCGTCGTGAACGGCCTCGACGACTCCTCGCAGATCGGGTGGGCACTCGGTGCCGGCGTCGACGTGGTCCGCGGGTACGGGCGCCTCGACGGAGAGCGCTCGGTGGCGGTGGAGATGGCAGCGGGTGGCACCCGTGACCTCACCGCGAGGCACGCGGTGGTGATCGACACAGGGTCCTGCACCACGGTGCCGCCGATCGAAGGCATGGCAGAAGTCCGGCCGTGGACCTCCCGCGATGTCACCAACCTGCACGAGGTGCCGCGCCGGGTCGTCGTCCTGGGCGGTGGAGTGGTCGCATGCGAGGCGGCGACCTGGCTGCGGGCGCTGGGCGTGGCCGAATTGAGCGTCGTATACCGGCGCACCGAGCTGCTGCCGCGAGAGGAACCGTTTGCCGGGCGCATGGTCGGCGACCGGCTCAGGGATGCAGGGGTGCGGCTGCTTCCCGGGAGGTCGATCACCAAGGTGGGACGCGACGATCCGCGGGAGACGGGAGTCGGACTGCCCCACGGCGGAGAGGTAACCGTCTGGCTGGACGATGGCAGCACGCTCGTCTGCGACGAACTGGTGCTTGCCACCGGCCGTACCCCCAACACTCAGGACATCGGCCTGTCGTCGGTCGGATGCCCGGACGCCGGCTTCCTCGAGGTGGACGACGAGCAAGTCGTACGGGCGGTGAGCGGGCATTGGCTGTACGCGGTCGGTGATGTCTGCGGGCGTGCGTTGCTGACTCATATGGGCAAGTACCAGGCGCGGGTCGCCGGCGAGGTGATCGCTGCTCGCGCCACGGGGCAGTCTGTGGCGGGTGCGCAGAGCGGTGTGCGGGGGGCTGCTGACGGGCATCGCGGCAACCCGCAGGTGACGTTCACCGATCCGGAGGTCGGATCAGCCGGCATGACCGAGCGGCGGGCCCGCGAAGCGGGGCTCGACGTGGCGACGGTCGAGTACGACATGGCCGCCCTCGCCGGCACGTACGTGATGCGTGATGACTATCTCGGGCGCGCCAAACTCGTCATCGACCGAGCCAGCGACACGGTGGTGGGTGCGACGTTCGTCGGTTCAGGCGTCGCGGATCTCGTGCACTCCGCCACGACGGCCATTGTCGCGAGGGTCCCGCTTTCCCTGCTGTGGCATGTGGTGCCCAGCTACCCCACCGCCAGCGAGGTCTGGCTACGCCTGTTGGAGACGTACCGGGCTCAGAGCTATGCCTGATGCTCCAGGTGTGCGCGGGTCGCTTCGGCCGGCCGGTGGTTCGCTCATGGTGTCTGGCAGAGTCGCCGCCGGGGTGCAGTCGGGCGGACCGGCTACTTCATAATTCAACGACATATCATGGCGCTGCCACCGAGGTCGGCGGCAATGGGCCGCGTGAGACCTCCGATTGAGAAGAACCACAGGGATGCCGTAGTCCTGCTGCGCCTCACCTGGCTGTGACCCACCTCACGGGAACTGGCCCGGTACAACCGACAGGTACCTGCGTGAAGCAATCCTTGCGAGCTCGTCTGCGAGCCGGCGATCCAGAAGCCTTCCGCCAGCTGTACCAGGAACTGGGCCAGGCGATCTACGCGCACGCCTACCGGGCCACGGGTGACTGGTCGGCGGCCGAGGACGCGGTGTCGTTGACGTTCCTGGAAGTGTGGCGGCTGCGGGAGCGGCTGGAGGAGGGCGACGACAGCGTCCGCCCCTGGGTCTACGGCATCGCCACCAACGTCCTGCGCAACCGCGGCCGCGCGGCGCGCAAACACCAGCAGACCCTGGCCCGCTTCCCCACACCGGAGACGGTCCCGGACTTCGCCGACGAAGTCGCCGATCGCATCGACGACGGTGAAAGACTCGCCGCCGCCAGAGCGGCGGTGGGCAGGCTGCGCCGCGGGGACCGCGACGTGTTCATGCTGTGCGTCTGGTCCGACCTCAGCTACGCCGCGGCCGCCGAGGCCCTGGGCATCCCGGTCGGCACCGTCCGCTCCCGCCTGTCCCGCGCACGGGGGCGTCTGCTCAAACTGACCGAGCAGGAACTGAAGCGCGGGAAAAAAAGAGTGGAACCCCCCGCACCCGTCCGACAGATACAGGGCGACCGCACACCCGCGGTCCGGTCGATACAGGAGAAAGCCCGATGAACGCTCCGAAGCACGGTCACGAGGTCGAGCGCCAGGAGCTGTCCCACCTGCTGCCGCGCCCCGGCACACCAGGTCTCTCTCCCGCCCGGTCTCAACGTCTCGAGGAATATCTGATGCAGGAAGTCACCCAGACCGGCGCGCAGACGCAGCCGTCTCCCGCAGCCAAGCGCGGCATGCCGCGCTGGAGCCTGATCGCCGCGCCCGCCGCGGCACTGGCTGTCGCCGCGGCCGTCGCCGTCAGCGTCACCGGCTCCGGCACCGGACCCACTGACGACAGTGTGGCGATGTCATCGGTCATCACCGTGCAGCCCGCCTCGGCCCACGGCGCCACCGCTTTCCTCAGCCAGGTCGCGGACGCGGCCGGCAAGCAGAAGACCCCGGCCGTCGGCGCCCACCAGTTCATCTACGTCAAGAGCAAGGTCGGCTTCACCCACCAGGTCAAGCAGCGCACCATCGGCGGCCCGGCCAAGCTCGACGCCGTCCACCAGCGCCAGGTGTGGCTGGCCGCCGACCCCTCCAAGAACGGCCTCATCCACGAGGGCGGCCAGAACATCACCATCCACAACAGCGGCCCCGGCATCGTCAACCCCCACGCAGCAGCGCAGCCCCCGAGGCCGGGCACCGTCCCCCAGATCGCCTCCCTGTCCACCAACCCCGACACCCTGCTGAAGCAGATCTACACCGCCACCCGCGGCCAGGCCCCCGGCAAGGACGCGGCCGCGTTCAACTGGGTCGGCGACACCGTGTCCGAGTCGATCGTCCCCGGAAACGTCGCCTCCAGCATCTGGCGGGCCGCCGCGAAGATCCCCGGCGTCGTCCTCGTCAAGGACGCCACCGACGCGGCCGGCCGCCACGGCGAAGCCATCGCCCACGTCTCCAACGGCGAACGCACCGAATACATCTTCGACCGCAACACCCACCTGTTCCTCGGCGAGCGCAGCTACCTCGTCAAGGACACCCCGGAGGGCAAGGCAGGCATGCTCACCGGCACCAGCGCGATACTCTCCCGCGCCGTCGTGAACAAGATCGGCGACCTCCCCGCAGGCACCCGCGCCTGACCCCACACACCCCAACCGCCCGGCCGCTGACCACCACTCAGCAGCCGGGCGGCCCTCATCCCCCAACCGGCGCCAACCGGGCCTGGCATGAGCGGGGACAACGTCGCCTGACGCGGCGGCAAGGGCTCGTCCGTCGACAGATACTCGACCTTACCTTCAGCCGGATCAACAGGCCTTCCACCAGGGGAAGTTCACCGTCGTGGTCGAGCCATGAGGAGCGGTGGGTGAGCCGGGCCCGGTGGTCCTGTCCCAAAGTGGCGGTCTGTCAATGCCTTCGGAGTTGGTGACACCCCCCGAGCCATGCACTCGACGAGAGGAGGTAGTCATGCCAACTCCGAAGGCCGGTAACCGCATTGCGAGGCTACGAAAACGGTAACGGGGGGCGGCCGTGCTGCTGTCCATGCAACTGCCGCCGTTCCGGAGTGGGGCGGCCCGGGCCGTGTCAGC containing:
- a CDS encoding NAD(P)/FAD-dependent oxidoreductase, with amino-acid sequence MAASVDPDRSEWDVIVLGGAAAGENAAQYATQFSGLDAVLVEAELLGGECSYWACMPSKALLRPVDVLGNAKHVPGVASLLTDHVLDVPATLARRDTVVNGLDDSSQIGWALGAGVDVVRGYGRLDGERSVAVEMAAGGTRDLTARHAVVIDTGSCTTVPPIEGMAEVRPWTSRDVTNLHEVPRRVVVLGGGVVACEAATWLRALGVAELSVVYRRTELLPREEPFAGRMVGDRLRDAGVRLLPGRSITKVGRDDPRETGVGLPHGGEVTVWLDDGSTLVCDELVLATGRTPNTQDIGLSSVGCPDAGFLEVDDEQVVRAVSGHWLYAVGDVCGRALLTHMGKYQARVAGEVIAARATGQSVAGAQSGVRGAADGHRGNPQVTFTDPEVGSAGMTERRAREAGLDVATVEYDMAALAGTYVMRDDYLGRAKLVIDRASDTVVGATFVGSGVADLVHSATTAIVARVPLSLLWHVVPSYPTASEVWLRLLETYRAQSYA
- a CDS encoding RNA polymerase sigma factor — its product is MKQSLRARLRAGDPEAFRQLYQELGQAIYAHAYRATGDWSAAEDAVSLTFLEVWRLRERLEEGDDSVRPWVYGIATNVLRNRGRAARKHQQTLARFPTPETVPDFADEVADRIDDGERLAAARAAVGRLRRGDRDVFMLCVWSDLSYAAAAEALGIPVGTVRSRLSRARGRLLKLTEQELKRGKKRVEPPAPVRQIQGDRTPAVRSIQEKAR
- a CDS encoding CU044_5270 family protein, coding for MNAPKHGHEVERQELSHLLPRPGTPGLSPARSQRLEEYLMQEVTQTGAQTQPSPAAKRGMPRWSLIAAPAAALAVAAAVAVSVTGSGTGPTDDSVAMSSVITVQPASAHGATAFLSQVADAAGKQKTPAVGAHQFIYVKSKVGFTHQVKQRTIGGPAKLDAVHQRQVWLAADPSKNGLIHEGGQNITIHNSGPGIVNPHAAAQPPRPGTVPQIASLSTNPDTLLKQIYTATRGQAPGKDAAAFNWVGDTVSESIVPGNVASSIWRAAAKIPGVVLVKDATDAAGRHGEAIAHVSNGERTEYIFDRNTHLFLGERSYLVKDTPEGKAGMLTGTSAILSRAVVNKIGDLPAGTRA